The following are from one region of the Hymenobacter radiodurans genome:
- a CDS encoding cysteine desulfurase-like protein — protein MSLLPSPPSTLRASFPALRAHNHNKPFIFFDGPGGTQMAQQAIDAMLGYITGGMANLHGTFTTSQATDELLEEGRRGMADLLNCQPQEVAFGQNMTSLAFAIARSLATFIQPGDEIIVTEIDHRANVDPWVTLAQDRGAVVKFIPLNPETYTLQLDQLDTLLTPKTKLVAVSMSSNVTGTVTPVAEVIRRAKAVNALVVLDAVHAVPHLPIDFRALGADILFCSAYKFFGPHLGIAVVSAGLFEKLPVYKLAPAPAHIPDKLETGTQNHEAIAGLLGALEFIQTLGIGSTRQERLRTAMEAIEKQETEQALHLEEFLLNLPPVHLYRAPSGTRKTPTLAFTLEGINSREAAAWFADNYNMCIAHGHFYASTMADKLQVNEQGGWIRLGLAPYNTIEEIELFKTALLAFIEQHTAKQ, from the coding sequence ATGTCGCTTTTGCCATCACCCCCGAGTACTCTCCGAGCATCTTTTCCCGCGCTTCGGGCGCACAACCACAACAAGCCGTTTATCTTTTTCGATGGGCCCGGCGGCACGCAGATGGCCCAGCAAGCCATTGATGCCATGCTAGGCTACATCACCGGGGGCATGGCCAACCTGCACGGTACTTTTACCACCAGCCAAGCCACCGACGAGCTGTTGGAAGAAGGGCGGCGTGGCATGGCCGACTTGTTGAATTGCCAGCCGCAGGAGGTTGCTTTTGGTCAAAATATGACTTCCCTGGCCTTTGCTATCGCCCGCAGCCTAGCCACGTTTATCCAGCCCGGCGACGAAATCATCGTCACCGAAATCGACCACCGGGCCAACGTAGACCCGTGGGTGACACTGGCGCAAGACCGCGGCGCGGTGGTGAAATTCATCCCCCTAAACCCCGAAACCTATACTCTCCAACTCGACCAGCTGGACACGCTGCTAACCCCGAAAACCAAGCTTGTGGCCGTGAGTATGTCGTCGAACGTGACGGGTACCGTGACGCCGGTAGCAGAAGTGATTCGGCGCGCCAAAGCTGTAAATGCCCTTGTGGTGCTGGATGCGGTGCACGCCGTCCCGCACCTGCCGATTGACTTTCGGGCCTTGGGAGCTGATATTCTGTTTTGCTCGGCGTATAAGTTTTTCGGTCCGCACTTAGGTATTGCGGTAGTGTCGGCGGGGCTGTTTGAAAAGCTGCCGGTCTACAAATTGGCCCCCGCGCCCGCTCACATTCCCGACAAGCTAGAAACCGGCACCCAAAACCATGAGGCTATTGCCGGCCTGTTGGGGGCACTGGAGTTTATTCAAACGCTGGGGATAGGTTCTACGCGCCAAGAACGCTTGCGCACTGCTATGGAAGCCATTGAGAAACAGGAAACGGAGCAGGCGCTACATCTGGAAGAATTCCTGCTGAATTTGCCCCCCGTGCACCTATACCGCGCGCCGTCCGGCACGCGCAAAACGCCCACGTTGGCTTTTACGCTGGAAGGCATCAACTCGCGGGAGGCCGCCGCCTGGTTTGCCGACAACTACAATATGTGCATTGCGCACGGCCACTTTTACGCCTCCACTATGGCCGATAAGCTGCAGGTAAATGAGCAGGGCGGCTGGATTCGGCTGGGACTTGCGCCCTACAATACCATCGAGGAAATAGAGCTGTTCAAAACCGCTTTGTTGGCCTTTATTGAGCAACATACAGCAAAGCAGTGA
- a CDS encoding SDR family oxidoreductase yields MRIAITGSTGQLGRLVIEKLKTRVPANQLVALVRNPAKAADLGVEARHADYSKPETLTAALAGVDTLLLISSNEVGQRAAQHQSVIAAAKQAGVSRFVYTSLLHADTSPLSLADEHRATEADLKASGIPFTILRNGWYTENYTGSIGGALAGGAFLGSAQEGKISSATRADFADAAVAVLTGEGHEGKVYELAGDDAYTLAELAAEISRQSGKDIPYKDLPVAEYAAALSSFGVPEGLAHAIAGWDGGVAQGALHDDSRQLSQLIGRPTTPLSVAVAEALPR; encoded by the coding sequence ATGCGTATTGCCATCACCGGATCAACGGGACAACTCGGCCGCCTCGTCATTGAAAAGCTGAAAACACGCGTACCAGCCAATCAGCTGGTGGCCCTGGTGCGCAATCCGGCCAAAGCCGCTGATCTAGGCGTGGAAGCTCGCCACGCCGACTATTCCAAGCCTGAAACTCTCACCGCTGCCCTGGCCGGCGTAGATACGCTGCTGCTCATCTCGTCGAACGAGGTGGGGCAGCGCGCCGCGCAGCATCAAAGCGTAATTGCGGCAGCCAAGCAAGCGGGCGTTTCGCGTTTCGTATATACCAGCCTGCTGCACGCCGATACGTCGCCCCTGAGTCTGGCTGATGAGCACCGGGCCACAGAGGCCGACCTGAAGGCTTCTGGTATTCCCTTTACCATTCTGCGCAACGGCTGGTACACCGAAAACTACACGGGCTCCATTGGCGGCGCGCTGGCGGGTGGGGCTTTCCTTGGAAGTGCGCAGGAAGGCAAGATTTCGTCGGCCACACGCGCCGATTTTGCTGATGCAGCCGTGGCCGTGCTCACGGGTGAAGGCCATGAGGGCAAGGTGTACGAGCTGGCCGGAGATGACGCCTATACGCTGGCCGAGCTGGCTGCCGAAATCTCACGGCAGAGCGGCAAGGATATTCCCTACAAAGACCTGCCCGTGGCTGAATACGCGGCGGCCCTGAGCAGCTTTGGGGTGCCGGAGGGCCTGGCACATGCTATCGCCGGCTGGGATGGCGGCGTTGCGCAGGGGGCTTTGCACGACGACAGCCGGCAGCTCTCGCAGCTAATCGGGCGCCCCACCACGCCTTTGTCTGTGGCCGTGGCTGAAGCCTTACCACGATAA
- a CDS encoding winged helix-turn-helix transcriptional regulator, producing MKKSIETTPTAAATLSEKFRRGDLMSAACPSRTVLKHITSRWGVLTLIALEGETRRFSELRRLIGGVSERMLAQTLQWLEADGLVRRVAYEVVPPHVEYSLTPFGQQAAQKVRDLADWIEVSVPDILQHWDKDPASQPAN from the coding sequence GTGAAAAAAAGTATAGAAACCACTCCCACCGCCGCTGCGACGCTCTCCGAGAAGTTTCGGCGCGGCGACTTAATGTCCGCCGCTTGTCCGTCCCGCACCGTGCTGAAGCATATTACCAGCCGCTGGGGCGTATTAACGTTAATAGCCCTGGAAGGAGAAACGCGGCGGTTCAGTGAGTTACGGCGGCTGATTGGGGGCGTGAGCGAGCGAATGCTGGCGCAGACCTTACAGTGGCTGGAAGCGGATGGGCTAGTGAGGCGTGTTGCCTACGAGGTAGTGCCGCCGCACGTAGAATATAGCCTGACTCCTTTCGGGCAGCAGGCAGCGCAGAAAGTACGCGACCTAGCCGATTGGATAGAAGTCAGCGTCCCGGATATCCTCCAACATTGGGATAAGGACCCGGCCAGCCAACCCGCCAACTGA